Proteins from one Sarcophilus harrisii chromosome 2, mSarHar1.11, whole genome shotgun sequence genomic window:
- the LOC116421100 gene encoding partitioning defective 6 homolog gamma-like, which yields MNRNFNKSQSLRFFDCNAVEVKSKFGAEFRRFSLDRYKPGKFEDFYKLILHIHHISNMDVMIGYADVHGDLLPINNDDNFFKAVSSANTLLRVFIQRQEEVDFCNFGTSTLARKKKVLKKKILVTLRNNNLRRRPHLNISMPHDFRPVSSIIDVDNLPETHRRVRLYRQACEKPFGFYIRDGTSVRVTSQGLEKVPGIFISRMVPGGLAESTGLLAVNDEVLEVNGIEVAGKTLDQVTDMMIANSYNLIITVKLANQRNNIIRRSWMSGSSGQSTDSTVSH from the exons ATGAATCGGAATTTTAATAAATCTCAGAGTCTGCGGTTTTTTGATTGCAATGCAGTGGAAGTCAAGAGTAAGTTTGGGGCTGAGTTTCGAAGATTTTCTCTGGACCGTTACAAACCTGGAAAGTTTGAAGATTTCTACAAGCTTATCCTTCACATCCATCACATCTCGAACATGGACGTGATGATTGGGTATGCTGATGTGCACGGTGACCTACTGCCCATCAATAATGATGACAATTTCTTCAAGGCTGTCTCAAGTGCAAATACATTGCTCAGAGTCTTCATTCAAAGACAAG AAGAAGTAGACTTCTGTAACTTTGGGACCAGCACATTAGCTAGGAAGAAGAAGGTCCTGAAGAAGAAGATCCTGGTTACCCTTCGTAACAATAACCTCCGCCGGCGTCCTCACCTCAACATCAGCATGCCCCATGACTTCCGACCGGTATCTTCTATCATTGATGTGGACAACCTTCCTGAAACCCACAGGAGGGTCCGGCTGTACCGGCAGGCGTGTGAAAAACCCTTTGGGTTTTATATCCGTGATGGGACCAGTGTGCGGGTGACGTCCCAAGGCCTTGAGAAAGTCCCGGGCATCTTCATTTCCCGCATGGTCCCTGGAGGCCTTGCTGAGAGTACAGGGCTACTGGCTGTGAATGATGAAGTCTTAGAAGTGAATGGGATTGAAGTGGCTGGCAAAACCCTTGACCAGGTCACAGACATGATGATTGCCAACAGCTATAATCTCATTATTACTGTTAAACTAGCCAACCAAAGGAACAATATTATTCGTCGCAGCTGGATGTCTGGTAGCTCGGGTCAGTCAACTGACAGTACAGTCAGTCACTAG